The Ramlibacter pinisoli genome segment GGGCCGGTGCGCACCAGCGTCTTCATGATCTCCTTCATGCGACCCTTTCGGAAGATGCGGACCATTCTATGGTTGCATGCTAACGATGAACCCCGGGTTTCCCCGCGGCGCCGGCGGATGGGCGCGCCCTGCGTCCGCCTGAGCAGGTCCGGTGCCGCCGGGCGGGAACGGCGCCGGATCTCGTGACGTCCAACCCCGGACCAACGACCAGGAGTTCGTCATGCACAAGGCCCATCTCGCCGCCCTCATCCTCACCGGCGCGGCTTCCTTCGCGGTCCAGGCCCAGTCGGGCCCGACCGATCCGCAGATCGCCCACATCGTGGTCACGGCCAACCAGGTCGACATCGACGCCGGCAAGCTGGCCGAGAAGCAGGGCTCGACCAAGGAGGTGCGCGACTTCGGCCAGCAGATGGCCAAGGACCACACGGCCGTCAACGCCTCGGCCACCGAGCTGGTCAAGAAGCTCAACGTCAAGCCCGAGGCCAACGACACCAGCGCCAGCCTGAAGAAGGGCGGC includes the following:
- a CDS encoding DUF4142 domain-containing protein, whose protein sequence is MHKAHLAALILTGAASFAVQAQSGPTDPQIAHIVVTANQVDIDAGKLAEKQGSTKEVRDFGQQMAKDHTAVNASATELVKKLNVKPEANDTSASLKKGGDDNLAKLKPLKGKAFDKAYIDNEVTYHQAVIDAVDKTLLPSAKNAELKALLEKVRPALVQHRDHAKHLQSQLGG